From Scatophagus argus isolate fScaArg1 chromosome 2, fScaArg1.pri, whole genome shotgun sequence:
ATCCTGTAGAATATATTTTGAACAGAGTGTGGGTCTAAAAATCATACTGAAAAGCCCAGGAAACTGCATGGAGAAGCAGCGCAACATAATGTAGAGCCCAGATGTAGAGCTTATAGAGCTTAGGGAACTACCTCTAAAGTCTAGGGAACATCAACATTGTAGATCTTCAGGAATATACTGTGGgcagaaagttttgttttattttcctagCATCCTGGGTGATGAAGTCCTCGGTGTTTGGCCTCGTAACGCAGAGAAAGCAGATGTCAACTGTGCTTGTGTTTCCCACGCTGGCCTCAACCTGGTGACAGGAGACGACTTTGGCCTCATCAAGCTGTTTGATTTCCCATGCTCAGAAAAATTTGTACGTGACCGTGGCAGCCTTCAGAAATTGTTAAACAGATAATTGAGGATTACTGCACAGTGGGTCAATTCATCACCTCTTTGTATGTTCCTGTGATATCTTCACAGGCAAAACACAAGCGTTACTTCGGTCACTCTGCTCACGTGACAAACGTTCGCTTCTCCTGCGATGATAAGTACGTGATCAGCGCCGGCGGCAGCGACTGCAGGTGAGATTAACTTTGACCACATCTCTCAGGCTCATTCAGTCCCAGCTTCTGATTCAGTGCGTGAGGCCAGTCAATGGCCATTTGTACCTCTTCTCCCTCGTCAACTGTCGAGtccacacacttcacacatgAAGGACAAATGCTGTTTTTCCAGGAGAATTCTCTCCATGTCTGTCATTCGGTGGATGGAAATCACCAGTTAAGTTTGAAGAAAGTGAGCGAGTTTTGACTCAGATTCAGACTCTCGCTTTATCTTTGCAATAATTCTTGTTTTTTGCTGTTATCTTCTCTCCAGTTTATTTGTGTGGAAATGTCAGTGAGATCTCCGAAACCCTCCGGACTCCACCCGGATATGCTGTCAgtctccttttcctcctgtgaCACGTCAGTCCCTTTACCTGAGATcacacaggacaggaagtctGACAACAAACCACGTGTGAGGGTTTCAGTCTGCAGATTTTGCCTGAACGTCTGCTGACAGACGGGATCTCCAGCCCCGCCTGCGGTCCAGTCAGTGCTGACGGTGTTTTGTTGTGACGTAGTTCTTGTATATTCAGATGCATCTCATGTGACGCTGAAGAGCAGCCGTTTGTACTTCAGGTCTCTGTGTTCAAATGTTGGTGTTGTTGGATTTGTTGAAGAAGAGAAGTAACCTCCTTAGAAGAACTTGTAGCGGCTTCGTGTAGCGACgtttttgtttgtcagtatgTGCCTTTTCACAAACTCTGACCAAACATTTGATACACGTGTATTTACAATCATGGGGTGCTATGAAACGCGATCATTTAGGGCTGATGATTACACAGATGAATactctggtttgttttttgtatctCCCACTGTCTGAAGATGATGCAGTTGTATTTCATAATAGAGGAAAGATGGATCTTTGTTTGATCCCAGCTGTTAAAACTGAAGGTGTGAAAATAGACTGAAAATAGTTTGATTAGAAAAGCGAACTGATTCTACCTcaaaatacaataaagtgaaactaaataatagtaaataataTTTAAGGTAGAAAATAACTATTTAATAGAACTCATGTTTGATTGAGCAGAACATGATGTCTGAACGGGTTTTCTTTCCACAagttgctgctgtgttttctccgTTATTGGTCTCCTGTAGAAATAAAACTTGAAGAAACTAAATGCTGCTTTTGAACATCTGAACAAGGACTTAAAGGGAAACGCCAAACAAAAGGCTTTGAGTCATGAATCTGGTGACGTCCTGCTCTACAGAGTCCGAGACCTGCTCAGCAAGGAACCTGAACATCAGCACTAACACGTAACTTTTGTTCTTGATGTGATGCCAGTGTCCGTGGCAAACGTGAAGTTAAAGAGTACTTTGGGTAAACCATCAATTTGGCTTTTACGGTTTGTCAGATCCTAAGGGAAAACGTTCTAaatgatgtgcatgtttttcaggCTTTCCCTTGATTTTCCTTTTCGAAGAAACCTGGAAGTGTTGTGAACAGTGTGACTGGTTTGAGATGGTACACATATGCAATCTTTGTTGACTTGCCATCCGTGGTAGAGATGTTTGGGTGGCAAGTGAAAGTTAGCACGAGTTAGAGTGGACATAATTACATGAATAAACTGTAACTAAGAGCCAAATGATGAAGTGTGATGAAGTGACTGAATAATCAGAGTTAAAATTGTTGTGAGGGTTGTCGTAATAAATGATATCACAGAACTGAAGTACACTCGTGTGGCAGCACTTTATTAAAGATCATTGAAAACGTAGTACAGggaaactgaagtaaaagtctaatctctgattggctgaaacggctccttcagcagcaggtATTAAAGAACCTCACATTCAAAGTGGAGCttcagtactgcagtacttaTGTACTTATGAGTACTTCTCATGAGCTTTTGGATGAGTTCCACAGGGTGTTATGTTGGGTCCTGTAGTACCTCATTGTTCATTACTTTACTTGAACACACAGTAGTTCAGGTCAACAGTTTAACCACTATTCTAAGCCAAACTGAAGGTAACCATAGTAACAGTACCGATTATAGAGTCCTTAGTTAATTGAGTGGTGAAACTAACCGTTGGGTAAACGACAGAACAAGGTCCCTTGAGGTTGTGTCGAGACAGTCGTGGACGTCTGCTCACCATCTTTGAGTCTGTGTAATTACAGATTTTAAAGAGACTAAATCTAAATCAAGAAGTCAATACCCTTGAAAGATTAGATTGTCCTAAAAATGCAACTTTTTCCCCAGAAATGTAGATGAAATGAAACCCTAGTAATATCACATGGGCATCGTGGaggttctggttttgttttgtctgtttatttgtacaaaacGTTCTGAAACACGTTAGCTGACTGTAATGAAACGGATATTGACATATTCTGTGCCACAGTCCACATGTTTAAATATCTGACCTGAATATACATAATTcttgtgtttaatatttaaagataCGATCATtgcatgtgatttatttatccATTCTAACTGTGGTAAAACTACACATATGAAAGAAAAGGCAAACTGTTGATCCTTCCTGCTGATAACATGAAGTTAAACAACAAACGGTCAGCAGCTCCACTTTGGGATGACAAAGTTTGTATAGTTAATGTTTTGACGTTGGTGGAAGAAGCATTGAGAAGCTTCAGTTAAACCAccaacacaacaataaaaacgCTCCATCAGAAGTAAAAATCCTGCAGTGAAATGCAACAGAAGTTCAAGTACTCGGTATGcagaatgattttaaaatatatttaactatttcattttattatttctattttaatgtTGCTGCTACTTACATAGTAGCACAGTAGTACatacatatgtaaatatatatttatataattgtgtgtgtgcgcgctcgAGACTTCAGTCAGCCGAACTGCTATCTTCTAGTTTAACCCTCgacaaacttttgtttttccaaatcaAACCTTTAtggtttttatgtttcttaAATCATTATCTGTCCATTACAATATCAACCATCCACAAATACAAATTGTGTACCTTTACAGACTGAAAATGGcgtcacaaaaataaaacctttaaacaaagaaataaaagaaataaacccAACGGTCTACTTCTAAATCAGCAAACTGGACGGCCCCTGTGCGACACTGTTGTAATTACACGGTTTGACCACTAGGCTCGTTCGGTTTAAACTGCGCCTCGTCTGCAAAGCGGACCAAAGCAGGCGCAAAGAAACTCGAATATCTCCGTAAGGGCTGCGCTGCAGCCGCGTGCGTCAAAAACCGCGGCCGTCTCGATCTCGTGGGATTATCGTTGACTGCGCGTGCGAGTCGTCAGAGCAACCGACGGTGATCAATTCTGCGCAGATCTGGCTCGTATCACCCactcacccacttgcactatgctccaccctgcactacctcacttttggactacctccagaacatgtttattttacttattttattttattctcctatgttactcgttacgttctgtgtatgcaccaatcaccaagacaaattcccagtaatgtgaaacctcttcacttacaatgacaataaagtcttttctgatttctgatttcgTATCGAATAATCCCACTGAGTCAGCTTGCCTTCAAACCTTCCGACCGCAAACCGTAAAGGAGAAGTAGTTTTCCTCCAGGCCGACAGGGGCGGTATCGGCTCATCCTGGTACGCCAACCGACTGTCATGGCGGCTCCCTGGCGGAGGTTTCTTTCACGgttgaactgaactgacagaTTAACATTTCAGAAATGAGCTAAAAGAAGAACACGTCGGTGTCAGGTAAGAAACTAAACCGAAACAGACCAATAGTTTACCTGCCACGTTTACGTACCGCGAAATAAAAACgtgatgtctgtgttttctaACCCTGTTCGTCCGATAGGACTCGACACACCAGACTTCAGTCAAACGCGTTGTATTTTAGCGTCGTCAGGTCACGGCACCTGAGCTGACTAAACCTACACCTGCTCCTCGGAAACGCTTCGCACTCTTAACAAATTCGGCTTTGATGTAATCCTCCAAGCCCCTATTATTTCAGCTAAAACGACATGAATCATTCAAGATCACCTTCCTGGGGTCTGATGTTAACGTCTCCGACACAAAGTCTTTCATGTTCTTTTCAATGACGTCTACAGCGTGTGGCTGTTCAGCTGTTCTCTGGTCTGTGCTGGTGCTGGTCTGGTTGAGAGCAGATCGTCTGCTGGCTGCCTTCAGCCTTTCAATCCTGCAGATCTTTGATAATGAAACCTGTCAGAACAACAGCTCTTCCTGTGTTATCACATGATAACTGAACAGACCTGGAAAAATATTAGCAGCAGAAGAAGCTAAATTTTGATCAGTCACCATCTTTACAATCGTGTTTGCACAGGAAGTcaccttcacttcctgtctctctgcaggtatGAATGTGATGACATCAGTGATGCGGGGGGCCCGACGGCTCGTCCACGCCGACCCGACTCTTCTGAGCAACTTCCTGCCTGTGCCCCTCTGCTGTCCTGCTCGAAGCTCCGCCCCTCTGCTCACCTGTCACCAGAGCAGGAAGTTTGCCTCCAAACAGGTGAGTGTGACTGTAACTGAATGAGACAGATGGGAAATGCCGTCTGGGTTTACCTGCGTTTTTAACTTGTGTGAACGTGCAGACGACTGCTGCTTCATGTGCTCAGTACAGAAGAATGTTGGCATGTGTTGGCAGGTCAAAGGCGAGAAGAAGCACAAGGTCAAAGCTAAAgtggacaaacaggaagtggagatcAGACAGAGGATGACGGTGGCGTCTCTCGCTGAGGCCATGAACAGAGACTGTGGTAAAGCCTGACAAAGACCTTCAGAGAGACCCCTTTGAGTGTCAGCAGGCTCTGATGAATAAAGTTTTTCTTGGTTTTCAGATCACGTGTTTGAGGCTCTGCTGAACACCTCGATGGATCTGGAATCTCTGGAGCCGGACTCGGTCCTGGACGAGAAGTGGATCAAGGAAGTGGTGACGCGATCGGGGATGAAGTTCAGATACGCCACACTGAGGGAGACCAAACAGAGACCCAACAGAGACGTCCACAGGAGGTACGAGACAGGAAGTCCCAGTTCATACACGAGTTCAACTGGTCAGCGCGTCCAcaaatcagccaatcagagtaCAGCAGGAAATGATGCAACATTACAAAGAGAAACAATGCTGCCAGCTCAGTGgccaatttgtttttgttttaacttaaaAATGATTGGGtgttgatgacatcatcaccaccaGTCACATGATCATCAATGTATGggggcctagaggttggagaagcggcttgtgatcggagggtcaccggttcgattcccccaccggacgggcaggaaaaatttgggtgtggtggagtgattaatgcgaaaaatgcttcaccctccattagccggctgatgtgcccttgagcaaggcacttaacccccaatatgctccccgggtgcttgatgctgcccactgctcctgtgtgtgtttcactgcatgtaatttgccgggtgttgcatgtgtgtgttcaactaaggatgggataaatgcagaagacgaattcagtgtgtgtgtgtaaaaatatatatactgtcaataaagtgattcttaatcttaatcttctTAATGAAAGgaaagtttaaaacaaatgtgtgctgTAGTTGTTTCAAGGTTTGACTCAAGAACAAAAGTCTCTCCGGGCTTAATGAGTCTTTGTCTGATCTCTGGACCTGTCAGACCTCCAGCAGACCCGTCCAACCTGGTGCCCCGCCCCCCGGTGGTCACCATCATGGGCCATGTGGATCACGGTAAGACCACCCTGCTGGACAGTCTGAGGAAGAGCCAGATCGTGTCGATGGAGGCCGGAGGGATCACACAACACATCGGAGCTTTTCTGGgtaatgacacacacacctgagagtCCTCATCTGCTGCTTTATTCACCTGCACCGACAAATTACTGAGTGCagtacaacaaaacaacacacattaaaataaattcataccTAAGACACAAACAGCTACTTGAGTTTGGAGCCTCTTCGTGTTTTTCCAGTCGGCTTAAGATGTTAGAGACAAAGTAAAGGCAGAAGATTGTCTGGTTTTTAGTTCGGTCAACTTATTGATTGTTTTAGCTGCAGTGTGTTGGAGCCTGACGGGGGTCTTTCTTTAACTGAAGACCAGCTCTTACATCAGAATTCAGGTAGATCATTGATCTACCTGAGGAAGTACTTAGTAGTAATACTTTTGTGTGGTAATTCAGTATTTTGAACAATGATGATGGGGTTTTCCTTACAGTCCAGCTGCCTACAGGTGAGAAGATCACCTTCCTGGACACTCCAGGTCACGCAGCCTTCTCCTCCATGAGAGCCCGCGGAGCCAATGCCACCGATATTGTCATCCTGGTGGTGGCGGCCGATGATGGCGTCATGAACCAGACGATCGAGTCAATCCAGCACGCCAGGAGGGCCCAAGGTGTGAGCTCCACCTGGAAGTCAAGGCTGAGGGCCATGCTTAccgtttgtgtttctgttatgctgtttgtttctgtggctaCTGTTCAGTTTCTACTGTTTCTCTTGCGTTTCAGTGCCGATGATTGTGGCGGTGAATAAGTGTGACAAGCCACAGGCCGACCCTCAGAGAGTCAAACAGGAACTGCTGGCTCATGATGTCGTCTGTGAGGAGTTTGGAGGGGACGTTCAGGCCATCCACATCTCTGCTCTCAAGGTGACGTCAGCAGCACAAAGCTGGAAGATGCAAGTTCACTGAGGTTTAAGCTGATGacgttgttgttgctgttgccaGGGCGACAACCTGTTGGCTCTTGCTGAGGCCACGGTGGCGTTGGCGGAGGTTTTGGAGCTGAAGGCAGACCCCAGTGGCCCCGTGGAGGGACTCATCATTGAGAGTCGCACCGACAAAGGCAACGGGTGAGTCATCATCAGTGACCTCAACAGATGGTACGTAACCCTGGTCCGTAACCCCGGTCCTTCGAGTTCTGAACCACCACGTATCCTCTCAGCCCTGTAACAACAGCAGTCGTCCAGCGGGGGGTGCTGAAGCGAGGCTGCATCCTGGTGGCAGGGAAGAGCTGGGCCAAAGTCCGTTTCCTGTTTGATGAGAATGGGCGAGCGGTGAAGGAGGCCAGACCGAGTACTGCGGTGGAGGTGGTCGGCTGGAAGGACCTGCCTTCTGCTGGGGAGATCATCCTGGAGGTCGAGTCTGAGGTGAAAACCAAACCACCAGTTTGTCAGGGGGTCGGGGGTCTCCTGGTCACTGACAGTTTTCTCGTTGAGCAGAAGCGAGCGAGGGAGGTGGTGGAGTGGAGGACCtatgaggaggagcagcagaagctgcaggaggagcagagcgCCATTGAGATGAAACAGAAGCTACACCTGGAGGAATACAAGAAGGAAAGGGAGGGGCTAACTCAcctgagctggaggcagaggaagTCGGCACTGTATCGAGCCAACAAGGCCAAGTTTGCCGTGAGGCCGAGCGAAAAGGTGCAGCAAGACGAGCTGAACCTGCCGCTCATCATCAAAGGTAGACACAAAaccttttccttccttctgtcaACATGACTTCACCAAAACGAAAGCTGCTGAGACGCTTCAGTGATTCAGTAAGCGTATTTATGTGCTGTGACGGTGAAGTCCAGTCGTTCAGGTGCACACGATGCCGTCGTctctcctctgacctccaggTGACACAGACGGGTCGCTGGAGGCCATCCTGAACATCCTGGACAGCTACGACGCTCAGCAGCAGTGTCAGCTGGAAGTCGTTCACTTCGGCATCGGAGACGTTTCAGAAAACGACCTCAATATGGCCGAAACGTTCGCAGGTAAGCCTGGCAGGGTGCCCAGTGTTTCTActtaaaaatgtactttgaaCAACACGCTGAATATTAACGAACAGCCGTCAgttgtttcctgtctgacaAACTGACCGGAGAAAAGATGAAACCGTCTGATCAAAGCTGAAGCACCGAGCTGACGTCAGGATCTGAACTCCTCTTTCAGGTTCGATTTACGGCTTCAGTGTGGGAGCCAGCAAGTCGATGCAGCAGCTGGCGTCGCGGCGAGGCATCCCGCTGCGACTTCACAACGTCATCTACAAGTTGATGGAGGACCTGAAGGACGAGCTGAGCAGCAGGCTGCCTCCTCTCGTCTCAGAGAACGTCGTCGGTGAGGAGACAAACGCTGGACCAGTCTGGAAACACAAACCACTTTCTGATTTCTGTAAAGGCTgacagcagcttctctctgctcGTCCAGGGGAGGCGACGGTTCTCGCCCTGTTTGATGTCTCCGTGGGGAAGAAGAAGGTTCCTGTCGCTGGCTGTCGCGTTCAGAAAGGCCAGCTGGACCGTCGACTGAAGTTCAGATTGATCCGAGGCCGAGACACAGTCTGGGAGGGTGAGTTGGACCTGGATCTGTCCTAACACCTCGGGGCTCCTGTCCATGCTGACCTTCCTGTGATGTTCTCCACAGGTTGTCTGGCGGCGCTGAAACACCACAAA
This genomic window contains:
- the mtif2 gene encoding translation initiation factor IF-2, mitochondrial, translating into MNVMTSVMRGARRLVHADPTLLSNFLPVPLCCPARSSAPLLTCHQSRKFASKQVKGEKKHKVKAKVDKQEVEIRQRMTVASLAEAMNRDCDHVFEALLNTSMDLESLEPDSVLDEKWIKEVVTRSGMKFRYATLRETKQRPNRDVHRRPPADPSNLVPRPPVVTIMGHVDHGKTTLLDSLRKSQIVSMEAGGITQHIGAFLVQLPTGEKITFLDTPGHAAFSSMRARGANATDIVILVVAADDGVMNQTIESIQHARRAQVPMIVAVNKCDKPQADPQRVKQELLAHDVVCEEFGGDVQAIHISALKGDNLLALAEATVALAEVLELKADPSGPVEGLIIESRTDKGNGPVTTAVVQRGVLKRGCILVAGKSWAKVRFLFDENGRAVKEARPSTAVEVVGWKDLPSAGEIILEVESEKRAREVVEWRTYEEEQQKLQEEQSAIEMKQKLHLEEYKKEREGLTHLSWRQRKSALYRANKAKFAVRPSEKVQQDELNLPLIIKGDTDGSLEAILNILDSYDAQQQCQLEVVHFGIGDVSENDLNMAETFAGSIYGFSVGASKSMQQLASRRGIPLRLHNVIYKLMEDLKDELSSRLPPLVSENVVGEATVLALFDVSVGKKKVPVAGCRVQKGQLDRRLKFRLIRGRDTVWEGCLAALKHHKDDVQTVKVGVECGLSADGDADFRPGDVVVCFEEVDTPQVTSWNPGF